TGCGTGTTCTAATGTCTACGCTTCTCAGCTAACGGTTTTATGCATAGTTGTTTAGAGATAAAACGTGTAAAGTTATGCAAGTAGTTTTCTTTGGTATTTGTGTAGCTCTGTCACGTCTTATAAGCGAGAGTTGTCGCCAAACTGtttgctagcaagctaaccgcaGAAATTAGCAGAGTGTTATTTTCCAATATGGCATAATATTACAACGCGAAGTTTCCACTCGGTTACACATTGCGAACACCGTTTCGTAACACGGGAAGTTGCTAGCTGACATTAGCGGAATGGTTACTCCCGTAGACAGTAAAATATGCTCCTGCATGTAGCGCTTTTGCATGGCACCGCGATGAATGTGACGTTATAACTTTGTTGTTGTTAGCAGGTGACTATTCCAGTGCACTTCAGCACAGGCTGACCACGATCAAATTTAGCAGTGATGGAGGATGCTTGGGACATTGCTTGCCTGCTCATCCAGCTGTGGCTCTCCGTAGTGTTTGGCCTGATCATGTTGCCAGCCATGTGTGGAGCCTCACTGGGCGTCACAGAGATCTACATTAAGGTCTTGGTGAAGACTCTAGAGGTAACTGTTTTAGCTCAGCATTCCTGCTGCCAAAAGACccataaaaataataatgtgaCTCATATTATGCCACCTTACTCAATTTCTCATCTGTCTAGACTCTAGAGAAGTAAAGCCATAGTTGTTATCTTCTTAATTCACATTGCTGCCCATTATTTGCCTAGCTCATGGTTTAAATATTACCCCAATTATGGCCACATAGGATGGACTGTGGGCATATGCGTGGAATAGAACACTTAATAGAACACTACTATATAAGTCTCACTATTCAAGGCATGTCACTGGCTGGGCACATTCAATTTTGCATGGCAGTTATGAGCAGTGCAGGGTAAACCACTGTGTGAAAGGTCACCCCAAAATAAAGTTGTTATTATGGCAGTGGGCCACGCTAAGGATCCAGAGGGGACAGAGGGATCAGCCTCCACTCCAAGCCCAACTCTCCAATGGTAAGAAGTCTTAACTACCACTATACAACATAAGCAGCTACTTGCAAACATGCAGAAATTCCACATTCATTTCCAAATGAAGTGCACATAGTAGGTATCAATCAGCCTGCAGGATTTGTTCATATTTTAATGTGAACATAGGTCATATTGTTGACCTTGTGCAATGTCCTGTATTTGACTTACACAGGATACAGTTGATGTAATTTGTCTCCCTTGTGGGGCATTCTCTGGTGGGTAAATAACCCAGTGTCCTAAAAAGCTTCGATTGTGTAACCACTGGCTGAGATACTGCCCTTTACTCCAACCCCTGTTGGCCCCATCACTCATTTATCCCACCTTGCAGCATTAGTGTTGAATAATCTTATGGATTAAAGGATCAGACCACAGCCATGGGAATATCCTTTATCTACCCACTGTCACTTGTGTCATATTCATTatgctggtgtttgtgtgtattgatgAAAAAGTTGTCACACATTCAGACCAGGTAAATAATAGCACAGACATCAGACCTGCACTTTAAACCCTTAGTTATTTATGAATTTACTGACTCTTGCCTACTCATGAATATAATGTCAAATAACATGAGAAGTTAGGGAGTTTAAGTTTTCTCTGTTGGTGTGCTCCTGACTTATCAGGCATCATCCAGAAGGAGGATGGCTCCATGGAGAAGGAGATTGGGGAGCTGCGTCGCTCTTGGCCCAAAAATCTGGCCGGCGGCGAGTTCACCCTGTGCGACGCCTTCTACTTCTGCAGGAAGGGCATCGAGAGCATCGTGGAGGACGAGGTGACTCAGCGCTTCACCTCAGAGGAGATGGCCTCCTGGAACCTGCTGACCCGCACCAACAACAACTTCTGCTACATCAGCGCTCGCGTCACCATCATCTGGGGCCTTGGGGTGTTCATACGCTACTGCATCCTGGCACCACTCAGGTATAATGTGCGCCAGAGCTTTGTGTCTTTGCACTGAATAATAACACACAGGAATTGGTTGCAGAGAAGCTTCATTTGGTCCCAGAGGGTGGTAAAGGGTAGTGGTAACAGGAAAGaaggaagatgtgtgtgtgattaactCCATAATGCTGTTTAATGGAAGTGACATTGAAGTGGACATGAATGACCGATATGTTATCAGTCATGTGTCCTGAGCAATGACACTGGagagactggactggactgagcaagctggagctggagcaagAGCTGGGCAATGATGATAGTCAATAATTAATAGTCACAAAGATGATTAGTGAAGAACCTCCAGCAGCAATCGAACAGGATGGGCTGAAACTCAAATCCTGAGTGGCATTGAAGTTTAGAGATTAACAATGAGTGTATTGATGTAAGaccaaacaaataaaatgtcttACGAGGAAGATGTTTTATTATGCCAAGGCATTTGATCATTTCATGGTTGCTTGTGTAACTTCTGAGAATCTTTCCTGATCCCCACCTATGTTTGCTCGCTTGTATACACAGATGGCTGTGCCTCTTGTAAAAGACACGTAACAGCCAGTTCTCGACATTGCGGCCGCGACATTTCCTCTTGACATAAGGTGCAGTCTATTGGCTGCACCCGGTGAAAACAAAACCTCAAGGTTGTATTTGTTCATTGAAAATGTCATAGAACTATTCTGATGAGTTAGATAGAACAGAAAAGGCTTTACAGTCTGAAGTTTGTGACCGCTGAATTGAGTGAGTGCCCCTACAAACTACCAGTTGGCTCATAGTTAAATCACCAGACTAAATGGCAGAATATTTGGTATCATAGCATTTGTTTTCACAGAGGTGTCCCAAACCAGAAGTGGCCGCCATGTGGAGAATAGGCCACCATTCAGCATTTATCTGCCCACGTGTTCTCTGAAATGAGAGCACAAAACATAGTGCTCTTGGTAGTAACAGACGTATTGTACCTTAAAGGTGTTCTAAGTGATGttacgcggtttctaagctaaaacattttttgtcacatacagcaaacatctcatcaccatccgctagctacCTGTCCcttgaatacactgtaaaaaaaacacagtctCTGCAGACAGctcaggctccaaaaacagcctggggcagcctggaccatgaaacataacaaacttttCCAACCATTCACCGACGAGATGTCAGTTTAGGAGAGTtgcaattgcacgggagggaggggcgagctagctccttttttttttttttacgccaACAgtagtgacgttacccaacaaaTCGCTTGGAGCACTTTTATAGAAGCTTTCAGATATTGACTTCAATAATGAATAATGATGATATTCAGTAATGATTAAGCCAACCGAGGTGTTATTGTTGCATCTTTCTCACAGAATAACCTTGGCTCTCATTGGACTAAGCTGGTTGGTGATTGGGACTACTCTGGTGGGACTGTTACCAAGTAGCAGGTAAACTTCTGTGTGTATTAAATGATGACGACTCAACACCACTAGACCTTCTTGTCATtgactgtgtttacatgcacttcGGTATCTCGGATATGAGGCTTATCCTGATTTTGATCATACTCAGGATATGGAGTTTACATGAACACAGAGACACCTGGTTATTAATATCCCTGTGTATATGATAAATACTAGTAGCCCAGTAACTGATGGAGCTCTGAGTTGTGACTGACCTTTTAATACTCTTTTAAAACCATTTAAATCAATTTATTATGATTGTCTGAGTTATAAgttaagggccgttcacaccaggaacaataactataacgataataGCAAAAATGTATCACTCTAGCTAATATCAATGACTatgtccacacataaactataacgatataAAGGATATTTTTGGggataaaaagctgacagccaatcaaaatccatcaaattttagacatcacattcatcaacacgaggagagactttccttatcgtTGGTTAGTGTGGACACTTTTATTCTTACTTTTATAGTTAGTTATCTTTAGTTATCGTTCCGGGTGTGAATCGCTCTTTACACTCCGGTCTATCTTAGGCTTGTACTACTTGGAAGTGACTTGCTTCTCTTTCAGGGGTAAGAACTGGCTCAGTGATCTTGTCCATCTGACGTGCTACAGAATCTGTGCTCGAGGCCTCTCCGCTACCATTCGCTATCACAACAAGTGAGGACTTCTCCTGTGGTACAGCCCTCATACccaccctcttctctctgtgtgtctcctctACCGGTGCCCAGCTCACTAAAGACTTCACAGTTACAGCTGGGCTACACCGTGTTCCATTCGTGGAGCGTAGTGTTCAGAAGTCTTCTATTCGTGGATCGCATGCTGTATCAattaagtcaagtcaatttatttatatagcacattttacgCAACAGGGTTGACCCGaagtgctttacaaatgattacAATGTTATTTACAAATTTACAAATGATTACATATGAAAATaccaaataataatacaatacaaaatacaaaatgcctacataagaaataaaataaagagtAGGCATTTAGCCTATAATCAATGGAATTGGCTACACCAGAGGAACGTTCAAATTTGAAAACATAGGCGATTGTTTTCAAACCgttttctgtttgccttgagttttcCGCGAACTTTTACGAACACTTGCAAACAgtttgaggaggtagttctgGGAGTCGGATGGAGAGTTACCGTTGATGGAACATTTACAATCATTCAAATGTATCTGTTTAGACAAACATGTTTGCCGTAATCATTCACCTCTTTTCAaggaatttgaacgcacctcagaTGCAAGACTAATTTaaaatagaccagtcttctaaaatctTCTAAAAGTTGTGAGCCTGGTGCAGCCTGGCTAGTAGTTGAATGTTCAGTGACTGACCACAGTTTCTGCTCCTTTCGCAGAGAAAACCGTCCCAAGAAAGGAGGCATCTGTGTCGCCAACCACACCTCCCCGATTGACATTGTTATTTTGGCAAATGATGGATGCTATGCCATGGTGGGTGGTAACTGAAACATTAATGCTTCCAGAGCAACCACTGTGCTTGGCTGAAGAACGAggtccatgtgtgtttgtttttcaccGCTTGAGCATTTCTTTTCGACGTACACAGGTGGGGCAAGTTCATGGCGGTCTGATGGGGGTCATCCAAAAGTCAATGCTCAGGTCCTGCCCTCACATTTGGTTTGAGAGATCTGAGATGAAAGATCGAACTGCTGTGGCCAACAGGTGAGGGATCATATGTTTAAAAACATCATTAGAACACACTTTCTTCTGTGGCTCACCTGTTAAGAAACTAGCTTATACTGTGAATATATTGTGTATGTACCGGTATTTGTTTGTATTTCTTACATTCGTATGTGGATAATGTGCTGTTGTTTACCTAGATCAATATACTCCTGTCATTATCTGACCTAAATCGCTGCTGTGCTTTTGTTCAGCTTGGACGAACATGGTCACAATGATTAGCCACGTGAGTCACTATCACACATGCTCAGTATTGTTCACATCATTTCACTTACAGGCTTAGAGCCCACGTCGCAGACAAAACCAAGCTGCCTATACTGATATTCCCTGAGGGTAAGTCCTTCCTTGCTTCTAGCCTGTGATGCACAGAGGGACCCAGTGAATGGGTCTGGTCTCAGAGTGCCAGAACTCAGAATGGACTCTTTCAGTACGGACTGTTTGTTGTTttaggaacctgcatcaataaCACATCAGTCATGATGTTCAAGAAGGGAAGCTTTGAAATTGGTGGGACCATACACCCAGTGGCCATAAAGGTACTTTGAATAAATGCTGTGTCATTTACATTATCTATCTCTTGTGACAGTTTCTAGCTCCAGTTTGTATATTTTGCCATAGCATTTATATTGATTGAAGATGTTTTAGGATAGCTGTGGTTATGGctataaaaacataaaatatagaTGTCAGTATTGCTTGTGGAGCTTGTTGGTGATCATTAACTGTTATGCTTGTCTCTGTTAGTATGACCCACAGTTTGGAGATGCCTTCTGGAACAGTGCCAAGTACAACATGGTGAGCTACCTCCTTCGAATGATGACCAGCTGGGCCATAGTGGTCAATGTGTGGTACCTTCCCCCGATGACCAGAGAGGTACGGTCCACTTCAGGGACATTCTTGTTGGCTTGTCTGGCCCATTTTTAAACATGGTATGGCTTTTATAGGAATGAGATTATGGCCACATTGCTTGGCACTGCACAATTTCATACTGTGGTCAAGATGCATGGTTTAGAAAGATTTGTTTGGGTTAGGGGCAGTGTTGGGaactttactttaaaaaagtaattagttatagttactcactacttgctccaaaaagtaactgaattactctatgataagagtaactcgttaccagggaaagtaactatttgcgttactgttacaaaaaaaaaaagttgctatatgtcaaagattttggatttttttgagcagccagttgaattgaacagacaggtgtttgtaggctacataactttcaatatttattagacagacacagacacacacactttattgatccccaaggggaaattcaagatattgca
The Alosa alosa isolate M-15738 ecotype Scorff River chromosome 12, AALO_Geno_1.1, whole genome shotgun sequence DNA segment above includes these coding regions:
- the gpat3 gene encoding glycerol-3-phosphate acyltransferase 3; amino-acid sequence: MEDAWDIACLLIQLWLSVVFGLIMLPAMCGASLGVTEIYIKVLVKTLEWATLRIQRGQRDQPPLQAQLSNGIIQKEDGSMEKEIGELRRSWPKNLAGGEFTLCDAFYFCRKGIESIVEDEVTQRFTSEEMASWNLLTRTNNNFCYISARVTIIWGLGVFIRYCILAPLRITLALIGLSWLVIGTTLVGLLPSSRGKNWLSDLVHLTCYRICARGLSATIRYHNKENRPKKGGICVANHTSPIDIVILANDGCYAMVGQVHGGLMGVIQKSMLRSCPHIWFERSEMKDRTAVANRLRAHVADKTKLPILIFPEGTCINNTSVMMFKKGSFEIGGTIHPVAIKYDPQFGDAFWNSAKYNMVSYLLRMMTSWAIVVNVWYLPPMTREEGEDAVNFANRVKSAIADQGGLVDLSWDGGLKRGKVKEAYKEEQQKMYSSMVVG